In uncultured Fibrobacter sp., the genomic window ACGACATGCAGGAATTCCTGGACGCTTGCGACCAGGTGTTCCCCACCGAAAAGACGGCACCGCAGCGCCCCACCATGGGCCACACGCCGCTCCGCCGCCGCACGGCATCGATTGCCGAAATGGCAAACATCATCACGCCACGCGCCCGCATGCTTCAAAAGAAGCTTACGGCCCTCGCCATTTTCATTTTCCCGCTCATCATCATGCTCTTGATTTTGCTGATGCTGACGCACAAGCCCGAAAGCACCTTGCGCGAGCTGGAATGGAGCGAAGCTCTTGGCAATTACGAGACCAAGGCTCTCGAAATTGACGAAAGCAATGGCTACCCGCTCAAGAACTTAAACGACAACGATTTTAAGACGGCATGGCTCTATACGATGCCGCAGAAGCCGCAGAATCCGGTGCTCACGCTCTACTTTGACGGCAACGCAATCGTAACGCATTTCGGCATCGCCATCGGTTACCAGAAATCTGTTGACGACGCCTTCGGCGACCGCTTCCGCATTTTCAAGAAACCCAAGACTATCACTCTTGAAACCAAGGACGGCTTCAAGCAGAAAATCAAGCTTGAAAACATCCGCGGAATGCAGTACCCGAACATTCAGGCAATGGAAACTAGCGAACTCAAGGTTTATCTTGATGACGTCTACGAAGGAGAAAACGAAGACTTCGCTATTTCCGAAATTCGCCTCTTGGGCATGGAACTGCCCTAGTCCAAGAAATTTTTTAGATCATTCTTAGATAGCTCGCATGCAAAAGACATTTGCATGTTTTAAACCTATTCATTTCTAAAGATTGATTTATGGAAAACAACAAGCCCAAGGGCAACTACATCGAAGCACTTGCCTCAGCCTATTTAAGCCGCGAAGGCTACCAGATTATCGCACGCAATTACGCCTACATGGGTGGCGAATTGGACATTGTCGCCCGCGACGGAGAAACACTCGTATTTGTAGAAGTCAAATCCGTATGGAACAACCAGCAAGGGAATCCGGCCGCCCGCGTAAACGCCCTAAAGCAAAAGAAAATCTGGAAGACCGCATGTCATTTTCTAGCCACACAGAAAGAGCATGCGCCCAAAGGATTTGACACGCCTTGCCGATTTGATGTGTTGACCGCGAGAGTCTACCAAAAGCCGCTTCAGTTTGCGCATTACAAGAATGCCTTCGAAGGAACGCAAGTCATTCCGCAAGTATAATGACTAATGTATCTATTCAACTTCGTCGAGCGTAACAACCGGAATATCGGTCATGTCGCGGAAGGCAACGCAGTCCGTCAAAATGCAGTCGGCACCGCAAACGTAAGCAGTCGCCAAGCGCATGGATTCTTCAGTCGAAAGATTCTTAGCCGCAAACTCAGCCGCCTTCACGGCTATCTCGCCCGTGACATCGCAGGCCTTGACATTGCGGGAATGTTCAAAGAATTCGCGGTACTGACGAGACAGCAAACCTTCGCCCGCGGCAAAAGCCTTCTTGGATATTTCAAACAAGGTAACGTTTGAAACGAGAACCGTCAAATTGTTTTCGTAGGCAAAGTCAAGAACAGAAGACACGACCGGATAGTAATCCGGGTGCATCTGCAGCAAGCGCACGACCGCGCCTGTATCCAGAAAGAGGACTCTCGACTTTTCAAGCGCCTTATTCATAGATTTCCATGTAGGCGATATCTTCGCGCATGCCGGCACGAACCATCTTGAATCGCTGGGCATTCGGATAGAAGTACCAGATCATCCACTCGCCCGCCATATCGGTACGCTTAGTCTTGATGGCAATGGGCTTTTCGCCGTTATAGAAGTCGCGCTTGTGCGGAATCACGTGTTCGAACGGACGGTAAGTATGAACGTCATCGCCAGCGGCGCGTTCAATGAATCCGTTGCCGCCCTTACTCCAGGTAATGGTCACGACACCATTGTCGTCCTTGACTTTTTCGCAGCTGTCGAAACCGCTCCCGCACCACAGGTACTTCTTGTACTTGAAGCTCTGTTCGGGCATGTTGAAGGTTTCTACGACGCGGCGGTTACCCTTGTAGTTGTTGTATTCACCTTCGAGCTTGTACTTGCCGGAATTATATTCGTTGCAACCACGCTGGGCAACCCTCACCTTACGATCCGCAATGGCGATATCAACCGTACAGCCTTCTTCGGAATAAGTCAAGCGGGCATGTCCGTTAGCTTCGCGGAGTTCCAGGTTGCTGGCTTCGAGTTCTGCACGGTAGCCGAAGGGGCCGTTCTGAATGACAAACGAGAAATAGCGAGGATTGGTCGGAGACTTCTTGAGGAACACGCTACCGGTAGACGAAGCGTATTCACCACTCAGGTCTATGGATGCCTGTTGGAACCTGGCAAGGTCTGCGCGCTTGACCCAGACTTCGCCAAGCTTACACTGGATAGGCACAAAACGCGGCGGTTCCTTGGGTTCAACCTTTTCCCAAATGGTAACACGACGTTTTTTCACCTTGTATTTGGGGCGGCCCTTTTTGTCTTTTTTGACATTGCCCTTGCGGTCCTTGACTTCAATCGAGTCCTTAACGACAATCACCTTTTTGACGGAATCCATCGGGGGAGGAAGTTCCCTAATCTGGTCTGTGAAAACAAGTGAACCTGCAGGAGTATTTTCATCAATGCCGGTTGCGGTTTTCTTATAAACTGTCAAAGTTTCCTGAGCAAACGAAAGTGAGCAACAGAGAGAAATCAAAATCGTAAAAAATGGGATTTTTTTCAAAACAAAACCTCTTTGTGGGAGTAAAGTTAACTTTTTATATGAAAAAAGGGTTAAAAAATGATTAGGGAAAGAAATTTTTACTAAAATTAGTCTCGTGGAATATATAAAGGAGTTCCTTTTATGAAGAAGATGTTTATCGCCTCTTGCATTATGGCAGCAGCCGTGTTTGCTGCTCCGGCAGCAAAGGCCCCTGCTGCAGCCCCCGCCGCTGCCGCTCCGGCAAAAACTGCTGAACCTGCCGCCGCTCCGGCTAAGACTGAAGCCAAGGCAGAACAGCCGAAGGCTGAAACTAAGGCCGCTGCTCCGGCTAAGACCGAAGCTAAGGCTGAAGCAAAGCCCGCCGCTGCCGCTCCGGCTAAGACCGAAGCCAAGGCTGAAG contains:
- a CDS encoding PIN domain-containing protein: MNKALEKSRVLFLDTGAVVRLLQMHPDYYPVVSSVLDFAYENNLTVLVSNVTLFEISKKAFAAGEGLLSRQYREFFEHSRNVKACDVTGEIAVKAAEFAAKNLSTEESMRLATAYVCGADCILTDCVAFRDMTDIPVVTLDEVE
- a CDS encoding YraN family protein, which encodes MENNKPKGNYIEALASAYLSREGYQIIARNYAYMGGELDIVARDGETLVFVEVKSVWNNQQGNPAARVNALKQKKIWKTACHFLATQKEHAPKGFDTPCRFDVLTARVYQKPLQFAHYKNAFEGTQVIPQV